In Bradyrhizobium sp. CCBAU 051011, the following are encoded in one genomic region:
- a CDS encoding methyltransferase domain-containing protein: MLDQVKSCSPRVSFTQCVDLDEGAQAQAVTRGHAYHLGGFEQFETDRRFDLVLALDFIEHVRDPALLLRRIEGFLTAQGRVLIKTPNFDALDARLFRHCSWAGYHTPRHFVLFNRQSFTDLAEQSGLGVISFSYAQGAAYWSVSVLDAMRRFGLIEISAQRPASYHPLNPLLQASFAAVEFARAPFARLSKMVFTLGRR, encoded by the coding sequence ATGCTCGACCAGGTCAAGTCCTGTTCACCGCGAGTGAGCTTCACGCAATGTGTCGATCTGGACGAAGGCGCACAAGCTCAGGCGGTCACACGCGGACATGCCTATCATCTCGGCGGTTTCGAGCAGTTCGAGACCGATCGACGCTTTGATCTGGTCTTAGCGCTCGATTTCATCGAGCATGTACGCGACCCCGCGCTCCTGTTACGCCGTATCGAAGGGTTTCTCACCGCTCAAGGCCGCGTGCTGATCAAGACGCCAAACTTCGACGCGCTTGATGCGCGGCTATTCCGGCATTGTTCGTGGGCCGGCTATCACACGCCGCGTCATTTCGTACTGTTCAACCGCCAGAGCTTTACAGACTTGGCGGAACAGAGTGGTCTTGGCGTCATATCGTTCTCATATGCGCAAGGTGCAGCGTACTGGAGCGTGTCAGTGCTCGACGCCATGCGCCGATTCGGCCTCATCGAAATCTCGGCGCAACGCCCAGCGTCATATCATCCGCTGAATCCGCTCTTGCAGGCGAGCTTCGCCGCCGTCGAGTTTGCCCGCGCCCCCTTCGCCCGGCTCTCGAAGATGGTGTTTACCCTCGGTCGGCGCTGA